One Ricinus communis isolate WT05 ecotype wild-type chromosome 2, ASM1957865v1, whole genome shotgun sequence DNA segment encodes these proteins:
- the LOC107261060 gene encoding uncharacterized protein LOC107261060, producing MDFIVALPKSEGFESIMVVVDRFSKYATFIPAPADCKVDKAARLFFKNVVKLWGFPRLLFEEPNITDGLGWTFISDQQKGFIKSISTLTPFVEHHNCARDVYYNWKKEFKGQALKNIFWRAARSTYEASLNEALNELSCQGMKFYKVYISDIPKYDMINNNVAETFNGYIIKARGRPIIDMLEGIRAALIERQHNKLMGMSGITNSICPRIRAKLETNKYNSRLCISKPPVGDKFQVAVGDDQFVVDLKKCTCSCRSWDITGIPCMHACSSIHFMKRGITDFFDAYFSVQKYTESYSYPLESINGKKMWPAATGAPI from the exons ATGGACTTTATTGTGGCTCTACCGAAATCCGAAGGGTTCGAAAGTATCATGGTTGTTGTGGATAGATTTAGCAAGTATGCTACTTTTATCCCTGCCCCGGCGGACTGCAAGGTAGACAAGGCAGCTCGCCTCTTCTTCAAGAATGTTGTGAAGCTGTGGGGTTTCCCAAGA TTGCTATTTGAGGAGCCGAATATCACAGATGGCCTAGGTTGGACCTTTATAAGTGACCAGCAAAAG GGATTTATAAAATCCATTAGTACATTGACACCATTTGTTGAGCATCACAATTGTGCAAGGGATGTCTATTATAATtggaaaaaagaattcaaaggGCAAGCATTGAAGAACATATTTTGGAGAGCTGCAAGGAGCACATATGAGGCCTCTCTAAATGAAGCACTTAATGAACTAAGCTGCCAGGGAATGAAGTTTTATAAGGTTTACATTTCTGATATACCAAAATATgatatgataaataataatgtagCTGAAACTTTTAATGGGTATATAATTAAGGCTAGGGGAAGACCAATCATAGATATGCTTGAGGGTATTAGAGCTGCATTAATAGAGAGGCAACATAATAAGCTTATGGGTATGAGTGGCATAACTAATAGCATATGTCCTAGGATTAGAGCTAAACTAGagactaataaatataattctagATTATGCATTAGTAAGCCACCTGTTGGGGATAAATTTCAGGTTGCAGTAGGAGATGACCAGTTTGTTGTCGATTTAAAGAAATGCACATGTAGCTGTAGGTCATGGGATATTACAGGAATCCCTTGCATGCATGCATGTTCTAGTATCCATTTCATGAAGAGAGGCATAACTGATTTTTTTGATGCATATTTTAGTGTACAAAAGTACACTGAATCATATAGCTATCCTTTGGAGTCTATCAATGGTAAGAAAATGTGGCCAGCAGCTACTGGTGCTCCCATCTAG